A portion of the Meriones unguiculatus strain TT.TT164.6M chromosome 14, Bangor_MerUng_6.1, whole genome shotgun sequence genome contains these proteins:
- the Znf574 gene encoding LOW QUALITY PROTEIN: zinc finger protein 574 (The sequence of the model RefSeq protein was modified relative to this genomic sequence to represent the inferred CDS: deleted 2 bases in 1 codon), with the protein MTEESEETVLYIEHRYVCSECNQLYGSLEEVLVHQNSHVPQQHFELVGVADPGVTVATEAASGTGLYQTLIQESQYQCLECGQLLLSPSQLLEHQELHLKMLAPQEAAPAEPPPKGPPLSSSAIHYECVDCKALFASQEMWLTHRQTHLRATPPKAPAPVVLGSPVVLGPPVGQARVAVEHSYRKAEEGGEGAAVPSTAATTEVVTELELLLYKCSECSQLFQMPADFLEHQATHFPAPAPEPGEPAAQQEPLVPSPAEAASQPDPLPASDHSYELRNGEAVARERRGRKPRRNSGEPGGAGAQDLLCSACDQLFLSPRQLQQHLRSHREGVFKCPLCSRVFPSPSSLDQHLGDHSSESHFLCVDCGLAFGTEALLLAHRRAHTPNPLHSCPCGKTFVNLTKFLYHRRTHGAGGVPLPTAPVPPEEPAGSLPEPAPAEPGAPEAPELPAPEEPSAEPAAPGTYRCLLCSREFGKALQLTRHQRFVHRLERRHKCSICGKMFKKKSHVRNHLRTHTGERPFSCPDCSKPFNSPANLARHRLTHTGERPYRCGDCGKAFTQSSTLRQHRLVHAQHFPYRCQECGVRFHRPYRLLMHRYHHTGEYPYKCRECPRSFLLRRLLEVHQLVAHAGRQPHRCPACGAAFPSSLRLCEHRCAAAAAQAPRRFECGTCGKKVGSAARLQAHEAAHAAAGPGEVLAKEPPAPRASRAARAPAGPSPAALGGAAPAAPAAPARRRGLECGDCKKLFSTETSLQVHRRIHTGERPYPCPDCGKAFRQSTHLKDHRRLHTGERPFACEVCGKAFAISMRLAEHRRIHTGERPYSCPDCGKSYRSFSNLWKHRKTHQQQQAAARQQQAAARQQLAEAEAAVGLAVMETAVEALPLVEAIEIYPLAEAEGVQISS; encoded by the exons ATGACGGAGGAGAGCGAGGAGACCGTCCTGTACATTGAGCACCGCTATGTCTGCTCTGAATGCAACCAGCTCTACGGATCCCTGGAGGAGGTGCTTGTGCACCAGAACTCCCACGTGCCGCAGCAGCACTTTGAGCTGGTGGGCGTGGCTGACCCTGGGGTCACGGTGGCCACAGAGGCAGCGTCGGGCACAGGCCTGTATCAGACCCTCATACAGGAGAGCCAGTACCAGTGCCTGGAGTGTGGGCAGCTGCTCCTGTCGCCCAGCCAGCTCCTGGAGCACCAGGAGCTGCACCTGAAGATGCTGGCGCCCCAGGAGGCGGCGCCGGCCGAGCCCCCGCCCAAGGGGCCCCCGCTGAGCTCCAGCGCCATCCACTACGAGTGTGTGGACTGCAAGGCGCTGTTCGCCAGCCAGGAGATGTGGCTGACGCATCGCCAGACGCACCTCAGGGCCACGCCCCCCAAAGCTCCCGCCCCGGTGGTCCTGGGGTCCCCGGTTGTCTTGGGCCCTCCTGTGGGCCAGGCCCGAGTGGCTGTGGAGCATTCCTACCGGAAAGCAGAAGAGGGCGGGGAGGGAGCGGCCGTGCCCTCCACGGCGGCCACTACCGAGGTGGTGACGGAGCTGGAGCTGCTCCTCTACAAGTGCTCCGAGTGCTCCCAGCTCTTCCAAATGCCGGCCGACTTCCTGGAGCACCAGGCCACCCACTTTCCGGCCCCCGCCCCCGAGCCCGGGGAGCCCGCGGCCCAGCAGGAGCCCCTGGTGCCCTCGCCCGCTGAGGCGGCCTCTCAGCCCGACCCCCTGCCGGCCTCTGACCACAGCTACGAGCTGCGCAACGGCGAGGCGGTGGCACGCGAGCGCCGGGGCCGGAAGCCGCGGAGGAACAGCGGGGAGCCGGGGGGCGCGGGCGCCCAGGACCTGCTGTGCTCGGCCTGCGACCAGCTCTTCCTGTCGCCCCGCCAGCTGCAGCAGCACCTCCGCAGCCACCGGGAGGGGGTCTTCAAGTGCCCGCTGTGCAGCCGCGTGTTCCCCAGCCCCTCCAGCCTGGACCAGCACCTGGGCGACCACAGCAGCGAGTCTCACTTCCTGTGCGTGGACTGCGGCCTGGCCTTCGGCACCGAGGCGCTCCTGCTGGCGCACCGGCGCGCGCACACCCCGAACCCTCTGCACTCGTGCCCCTGCGGGAAGACCTTCGTCAACCTCACCAAGTTCCTCTACCACCGGCGGACCCACGGCGCCGGGGGCGTCCCCCTGCCCACCGCGCCCGTCCCGCCCGAGGAGCCGGCCGGCAGCCTCCCCGAGCCGGCCCCCGCGGAGCCCGGGGCGCCCGAGGCCCCGGAGCTGCCGGCGCCCGAGGAGCCCTCTGCGGAGCCCGCGGCCCCGGGCACCTACCGCTGCCTCCTGTGCAGCCGCGAATTCGGCAAGGCGCTGCAGCTGACGCGGCACCAGCGCTTCGTGCACCGGCTGGAGCGGCGCCACAAGTGCAGCATCTGCGGCAAGATGTTCAAGAAGAAGTCCCACGTGCGGAACCACCTGCGCACGCACACGGGCGAGCGGCCCTTCTCGTGCCCTGACTGCTCCAAGCCCTTCAACTCCCCCGCCAACCTGGCCCGCCACCGGCTGACGCACACCGGGGAGCGGCCCTACCGCTGCGGGGACTGCGGCAAGGCGTTCACGCAGAGCTCCACGCTGCGGCAGCACCGCCTGGTGCACGCCCAGCACTTCCCCTACCGCTGCCAGGAGTGCGGCGTGCGCTTCCACCGCCCCTACCGCCTGCTGATGCACCGCTACCACCACACGGGCGAGTACCCCTACAAGTGCCGCGAGTGCCCGCGCTCCTTCCTGCTGCGCCGCCTGCTGGAGGTGCACCAGCTGGTGGCGCACGCCGGGCGCCAGCCGCACCGCTGCCCGGCCTGCGGGGCCGCCTTCCCGTCCTCGCTGCGGCTCTGCGAGCACCGCTGCGCGGCCGCCGCCGCCCAGGCCCCGCGGCGCTTCGAGTGCGGCACCTGCGGCAAGAAGGTGGGCTCGGCCGCGCGCCTGCAGGCCCACGAGGCCGCCCACGCCGCCGCGGGGCCCGGGGAGGTGCTGGCAAAGGAGCCCCCGGCCCCCCGCGCCTCGAGGGCC GCGCGCGCGCCCGCCGGTCCCTCCCCCGCGGCCCTGGGCGGGGCGGCCCCGGCGGCCCCCGCGGCGCCTGCGCGGAGGCGGGGCCTGGAGTGCGGCGACTGCAAGAAGCTGTTCAGCACCGAGACGTCGCTGCAGGTGCACCGGCGCATCCACACGGGCGAGCGGCCCTACCCGTGCCCGGACTGCGGCAAGGCCTTCCGCCAGAGCACCCACCTGAAGGACCACCGGCGGCTGCACACGGGCGAGCGGCCCTTCGCCTGCGAGGTGTGCGGCAAGGCGTTCGCCATCTCCATGCGCCTGGCGGAGCACCGGCGCATCCACACGGGCGAGCGGCCCTACTCCTGCCCCGACTGTGGCAAGAGCTACCGCTCCTTCTCCAACCTCTGGAAGCACCGCAAGacccaccagcagcagcaggccgCCGCTCGGCAGCAGCAGGCCGCGGCTCGGCAGCAGCTGGCGGAGGCGGAGGCCGCCGTGGGCCTGGCCGTGATGGAGACCGCGGTGGAGGCCCTGCCCCTGGTGGAGGCCATCGAGATCTACCCCCTCGCCGAGGCCGAGGGCGTCCAGATCAGCAGCTGA